In a single window of the Montipora capricornis isolate CH-2021 chromosome 11, ASM3666992v2, whole genome shotgun sequence genome:
- the LOC138024925 gene encoding uncharacterized protein, with protein sequence MELYRDIHWCKVAFFISLLHCVWGDCIDWDLGMENGLIPDGRIAANSLGIGEGPQFARLNDKRGSWCMWRGPEGVHVQLYLQIDLQSLHIICAVSTQGGHDHGTPLWVTKYTLQSSIHNINTWTNYTENGQVKIFLGNNDANTPKKNALSSVLIARWLRFVVKEFNAYPISCMRTEVYGVKQKPGKKHIASTGKKHWILIVVTVVSFILALMVALFCYPVWRHRRRKRKMAFFAQKYAQEGPDRQFTHDVFVSYSSKDYDWVKDNLQPLFDGSNIEYIIHTRDFIPGKAFFDNMADSVYSSRKVIFVMSKNYLSSGFCKDEMDMALFRAARNGENGSLIVVKIDDVKPQDIPKSLRHKTFIDYTSKEEATTWKTRILEFVSYANRSLSASMIEELVDTSDTMLLIPNKFKLKKKKEQLSGLLSKVCRKTKVNPACQQSLS encoded by the exons AATGGAAAACGGTCTAATCCCAGATGGGAGAATAGCTGCCAATAGTTTAGGGATCGGCGAAGGTCCACAATTTGCTAGATTGAATGACAAAAGAGGATCATGGTGTATGTGGCGCGGACCGGAAGGTGTACATGTTCAGCTATATCTGCAGATTGATCTACAGTCACTTCACATTATCTGTGCTGTGTCCACTCAAGGGGGGCACGATCATGGTACTCCGCTTTGGGTGACAAAATACACCTTACAGTCGTCCATACACAATATTAACACATGGACAAATTACACAGAAAATGGACAAGTTAAG ATTTTCCTTGGGAATAATGACGCGAATACACCAAAGAAAAATGCTTTAAGCAGTGTACTAATAGCGAGGTGGCTACGTTTTGTGGTGAAGGAATTTAACGCATACCCTATCTCTTGTATGAGGACAGAGGTGTATGGAGTGAAGCAAAAACCAG GGAAGAAACACATCGCATCCACAGGGAAGAAACACTGGATTCTAATAGTTGTCACAGTGGTCTCTTTCATTTTGGCTTTAATGGTCGCGTTGTTTTGCTACCCTGTTTGGCGGCACAGAAGGCGGAAGCGTAAAATGGCTTTCTTTGCTCAGAAAT ATGCTCAAGAAGGGCCTGATCGTCAGTTCACCCACGATGTATTCGTATCGTACAGCTCTAAAGACTACGACTGGGTAAAAGACAATTTGCAACCTCTTTTCGATGGAAGCAATATCGAGTACATCATTCACACCCGGGACTTCATTCCCGGCAAAGCGTTTTTCGATAACATGGCGGATAGTGTGTACAGCAGTCGCAAAGTGATTTTTGTCATGTCAAAAAACTATCTATCCAGCGGTTTCTGCAAAGATGAGATGGACATGGCCCTTTTTAGAGCTGCGCGGAACGGCGAAAACGGGTCCTTGATCGTGGTGAAGATTGATGACGTAAAACCGCAGGACATACCAAAGAGTCTTCGTCACAAGACCTTCATCGACTACACCAGCAAAGAGGAAGCGACCACGTGGAAAACGAGAATACTGGAATTTGTTTCGTATGCGAACAGATCATTGAGTGCTTCGATGATAGAAGAATTGGTGGACACATCGGATACCATGTTGCTCATcccaaacaaattcaaactgaaaaagaagaaagagcaaTTATCAGGCTTGCTATCAAAAGTTTGTCGTAAAACGAAAGTGAACCCagcctgccagcagagcctttcttaa
- the LOC138024740 gene encoding neogenin-like: MNPPRSGRYVGILTTRKQFLQLCEVEIFAKGNIAFRKPAFGPDTSPAENVVDGNLETRSLAALRWKIDLGRKVPVKEVYYYTDPHHPYLVVRVASSSRPTEVGQECRHRAPINILHYRGIGRFHFLCWPRVLGRYVILQNTRRHRFSLLEVEVYSAQRGCQIQPICWFINDGRSSDDLYSASSSRVGYGPEDCRGAWLPSTKINVSDFLQINLGYKFYICAIATQGKPTYDQWTTKYMIHSSLDNITWMTYKENGTEKVFQGNTGLNDTVKHNLEEVITASFLRFQPTDVFGQKTLRVELYGALKSPVPVKTPILVKVTAQSSTSVAAFWELPKWYTNHKDILSFKLLYRSLASDTKNVTTALTIEKNFSTVVTGLEKFTEYEFKVCAFSSVGCGPKSSPKIARTLEDVPSKAPSKFVVTANTSTSVTASWQLPPTGSRNGIIKGFKLLINRKGSDDKPNVQLVNASNAAVYTKTVTGLQESTEYELQVLAYTSPGDGPKSSAQFVTTKGSDLKNSGCKFNGIQTHDLCYAGAMVYQLSYEATQLGLAGQFVGIIRSHERI, from the exons ATGAATCCGCCAAGGAGTGGCAGATATGTTGGTATCCTCACAACCAGGAAACAGTTTCTGCAGCTCTGTGAGGTTGAAATCTTTGCAAAAG GAAACATTGCATTCAGAAAGCCAGCATTTGGTCCAGATACTTCTCCCGCAGAGAATGTAGTTGATGGAAACCTCGAGACTCGGAGCCTGGCTGCGTTGAGGTGGAAAATTGACTTGGGTAGGAAGGTGCCGGTGAAAGAAGTGTACTATTACACTGATCCCCATCATCCTTATTTGGTGGTCAGAGTGG CCTCAAGCTCAAGACCAACTGAAGTAGGTCAGGAATGTCGACATCGTGCGCCCATTAATATTCTTCATTACCGGGGAATTGGCAGATTTCACTTCCTCTGTTGGCCCAGGGTACTGGGAAGATATGTGATCTTGCAGAATACACGTAGACATCGTTTCTCTTTGCTTGAAGTGGAAGTTTACTCTGCTCAAAGAG GCTGTCAGATTCAACCAATTTGCTGGTTCATTAATGATGGCAGATCTTCAGATGACCTCTACTCAGCTTCCTCATCAAGAGTTGGTTATGGACCTGAAGACTGTCGAGGTGCATGGTTACCAAGcaccaaaattaatgttagcGACTTCTTACAAATCAACCTTGGTTATAAATTCTACATTTGCGCCATAGCAACTCAAGGAAAACCAACTTATGATCAATGGACAACAAAATACATGATACATTCATCGTTGGACAACATAACCTGGATGACATACAAAGAGAATGGAACAGAAAAG GTCTTTCAAGGAAATACTGGGCTAAATGACACTGTCAAGCATAATCTTGAGGAGGTTATCACAGCGAGCTTCCTACGCTTTCAGCCAACTGACGTTTTTGGTCAGAAGACGTTGAGAGTTGAGCTGTATGGAGCACTTAAATCTCCAG TTCCTGTTAAAACACCCATTCTGGTCAAAGTGACTGCACAATCGTCGACTAGTGTTGCTGCCTTTTGGGAACTGCCAAAATGGTATACAAATCACAAGGACATTTTATCATTTAAATTACTATATCGATCGTTAGCATCTGACACAAAGAATGTCACAACTGCACTAACCATCGAAAAGAATTTTTCCACGGTCGTCACGGGTCTTGAAAAGTTCACAGAATATGAATTTAAAGTGTGTGCCTTCAGTTCGGTGGGGTGTGGACCAAAGAGTTCCCCAAAGATTGCAAGGACATTGGAAGATG ttCCCTCAAAAGCTCCCAGTAAATTTGTGGTGACTGCAAACACTTCTACAAGTGTCACAGCATCATGGCAGCTGCCACCCACAGGCTCCAGAAATGGAATAATCAAAGGATTTAAGTTGCTAATTAATAGGAAAGGGTCAGACGACAAACCAAATGTTCAGTTGGTCAACGCTTCCAATGCTGCAGTTTACACAAAGACTGTTACTGGATTGCAAGAATCTACAGAATATGAATTGCAGGTGTTGGCCTACACTTCTCCTGGTGATGGACCAAAGAGTTCTGCTCAGTTTGTAACAACGAAAGGGTCTG ACCTGAAGAATTCAGGCTGCAAAttcaacgggattcaaacccatgacctctgctatGCTGGTGCAATggtctaccaactgagctatgaagccacacagctGGGACTTgcgggtcaatttgttgggatcATTCGTTCCCATGAAAGGATTTGA